A region of Rhodamnia argentea isolate NSW1041297 chromosome 9, ASM2092103v1, whole genome shotgun sequence DNA encodes the following proteins:
- the LOC115752980 gene encoding protein NRT1/ PTR FAMILY 4.5-like, with product MDLETREKPELVQGKVDWKGRTALKHKHGGMRTGLLILAAFGFEQMATVALAANLVTYFNGVLHFNLADAANELTSFLGSSYILSLAVAALADIYIGRLNATLISGCVEFLGLVLLTVQAHFSGLRPPTCNIFDPTSHCEKVRGGNAALFFIALYLLAVGSAGIKAALLPHGADQFDEKDPREARGMSSFFNFVLLIASLGGAASLTLIVWVQDNKGWDRGFGLSTLAMFVGMVLFTVGLPMHRIQPVQGTSTIVEIVQVYVAAIRNRKLQLPEDPAELYEIDRDAEAAADQEFLPHRDTFRFLDKAAVKETPALQHRHSESPSPWKLCRMTQVESAKIVLGMVPIFGCTIIMTLGLAQLQTFSIQQGLTMDTRIGSFNIPPATLPVIPVSFLIFIVPIYDRVIVPFIRKFTGHPTGITHLQRIGVGLVLSAISMAVAAIVEVKRKKVARDHGMLDAIPVAQPLPISVFWLSFQYFIYGIADLFTYVGLLELFYSEAPKGIKSLSTCFMWCSMALGFFFSSILVKIVNRATEGGTKGGGWLAGNNINRNHLNLFYLLLSSLSTCNFFIYLFVASRYKYRPRITPVVSN from the exons ATGGATCTCGAAACAAGG GAGAAGCCTGAGCTCGTCCAAGGGAAGGTGGATTGGAAGGGAAGAACGGCTCTGAAGCATAAACATGGAGGAATGCGAACTGGTTTGCTTATTCTCG CTGCATTCGGATTTGAGCAGATGGCGACTGTGGCGCTGGCTGCCAACTTGGTGACATACTTCAATGGGGTCTTGCACTTTAACTTGGCAGATGCCGCCAATGAGCTCACCAGCTTCCTGGGCTCTTCCTACATTCTTTCCCTTGCTGTGGCTGCCTTAGCGGACATATACATTGGCAGATTGAATGCCACTCTCATTTCAGGCTGTGTTGAATTCCTG GGGCTGGTATTACTAACTGTACAAGCTCACTTTTCCGGGCTTCGCCCACCAACGTGCAACATCTTTGACCCTACTTCTCACTGCGAAAAAGTTAGGGGGGGAAATGCTGCCCTCTTCTTCATCGCGTTATACCTGTTGGCTGTTGGTTCAGCCGGAATCAAAGCTGCGTTGCTGCCCCATGGAGCCGACCAGTTTGACGAGAAGGACCCTAGGGAAGCAAGGGGCATGTCGAGCTTCTTCAACTTCGTGTTGCTAATTGCGTCTCTCGGCGGCGCAGCTAGTTTGACACTCATCGTGTGGGTACAGGACAACAAAGGGTGGGACCGGGGCTTCGGGTTATCTACTCTGGCCATGTTCGTGGGCATGGTGTTATTCACAGTAGGACTGCCGATGCACCGGATACAGCCCGTTCAAGGAACCAGCACAATCGTTGAAATAGTCCAG GTATATGTTGCCGCGATTCGAAATAGAAAGCTTCAACTCCCTGAGGATCCAGCGGAGCTGTACGAGATTGACAGAGATGCGGAAGCCGCTGCTGATCAAGAATTTCTACCTCACAGAGATACTTTCAG GTTCCTAGACAAGGCGGCCGTGAAGGAAACACCGGCACTGCAACACAGGCACTCTGAATCTCCAAGCCCGTGGAAGCTGTGCCGGATGACCCAAGTGGAGAGCGCAAAAATTGTGctcggcatggttccaatcttTGGCTGCACCATAATCATGACCCTCGGCCTGGCTCAGCTCCAGACCTTCTCCATCCAACAGGGCCTAACGATGGATACAAGAATAGGTTCGTTCAATATCCCGCCCGCCACGCTCCCCGTCATCCCGGTATCCTTCCTTATCTTCATAGTCCCCATCTACGACCGGGTGATCGTCCCGTTCATCAGGAAATTCACAGGCCACCCGACAGGCATAACCCACCTGCAGAGAATAGGTGTCGGACTTGTTCTATCAGCGATCTCGATGGCCGTGGCTGCAATCGTGGAGGTGAAGCGGAAAAAGGTAGCCCGGGACCATGGCATGCTCGATGCGATACCTGTCGCTCAGCCGCTGCCCATCAGCGTGTTCTGGCTCTCCTTCCAGTACTTCATCTATGGGATCGCCGACTTGTTCACGTATGTTGGGCTTCTCGAGTTATTCTACTCCGAGGCGCCAAAGGGGATCAAGTCGCTCTCGACCTGCTTCATGTGGTGTTCCATGGCGCTTGGGTTTTTCTTCAGCAGCATATTGGTCAAGATTGTGAACAGGGCAACAGAGGGCGGGACCAAGGGTGGTGGTTGGCTTGCGGGGAACAACATTAACAGGAACCATTTGAATCTGTTCTATTTGCTGCTTTCAAGCCTGAGCACTTGCAACTTCTTCATATACCTGTTTGTTGCTAGCAGGTACAAGTATAGGCCTCGAATAACGCCTGTTGTCTCCAACTAG